Genomic window (Candidatus Methylomirabilis sp.):
ACGATCAAAATCCTCTTGGCCAACCTTGATGAGCCACGCTTTTTCCCCGGCGTAAAAGCCCATGTAATGCTCACGAGACACCAATGATGGATATTTCTCTACCTCGTTCAAGAAGCGGCGCAAGGATACACTATCTTCGTCAGCCTTCGCATGCCTTCGAACGCCTACTGCCGTGGCTTGGACGAAGGCTGAAGCCGCCCATTGGAGGAACAGCCCGGAGCATTCCGCGAACCGCGGGTTTTCCTGGACGACCCCTTGCAGCTCCCAAAAGATGTGGTCATCTAGCAAGAGATCTTCCACGTCCTCGTAGATGATCTCAAGCCACTGGATGAGGCGAGCTCTTCGCTCACTCTTCTTCATTGCTATCTCCCAGGGATGCGGCGAACGCCAGGGCGGTCAGCGGCGCCAGCGGCGCGATACCGCGTACCCGCCCTCTCATCTACGATGCCCAATAAGTGGCTCGCAAGCATTATCATCTCGACAGCCTCTTCTGCCTCAATTCTAACGCTCCGGTGACTATGCGGCTTCTTGTAGGAACCGACCGCGCCGGCAAAGAGATGGGCTAGAGCTTCCTGCTCAGCCTTGGGGGCCCCGAGATCAAAGAACGAGCCCTTCCCTGGCGCGAACGCCTTGCGCATAAGATCTACACCGATGTCTATGTCTGCGAAACCGCCCGCTTCTCGGACGCGGACTTCGACCTCCTTGAACCCCTGCAATACGGCTGTGTCGTAGTCTCCTCGCAGAAGGGATGCCCAGATCTTCTGCGCGAGGCTCGAATGCAGGAGTCCTCTAGATTTTCCCCGCCTGTACTTCTTTAGATCTTCGGCAGTGGTCAATTATTTTGCACGACGAATGAGAAAGACCCAGTCACCCTGAGCGCCAGAACAAGGAGCCAAAAAATTCTCTCGCTCAAGCCACATCCATGCCTCCATCAAAGCTAAGCGCAGGCGATCTCAGTACTCCGGCGGATACTGTTGGACGGTGCGAGGCAGACCAAAGGTGCAACGATTCAACTTGCCCTGGTCGCCTTCGGAGAGCGAATTAAGATATTGCAGTACTACACCAGCAAGTTCTTCTGGTTCTAGGGCCAGGAGGATTTCAGGATCATGAACCGGAGAGAATAGAAAGACGCTTTGCAACTTTGTCCTCCATCAAGCCGCATAACAGGACGGCTGATAAGTCGCCCAGGGAAGGCCGCTCCAGCCACCTGTGAGGCTGCGCATCGCGGCCCCACCACGTGGATGCTTACAGCTACCGGCCCGTTAGGCCGCGGCCAGCAGACAAGTCCATACGAACGCTATCGAAAGCCGCTTCGCCTCTGCCTCCACGGCTCGCTGCTGGTGAGAAAGCTTGTCCAAAGCGGACCTGATTGCAGCTTCCAGATTGTGGAGGGCGTCAGACGCTGCAGCCATCACCGTCCCCCTTCTGCTCCCTCGGACTTCAGAAAATCACTCAGTGTAACGCCGTCAAAACTTAGGCATTCTTTCGGTATCAGTGCAGTTGTCTTGTCTTTGCCGGGGGGCACAGCCGCGCGCGGGACAAAAGAGAACCACAGCCGTCCGGAACCGGGCAGGCTGGCGAGGTGCCACGTACATCCCGAAACTGTATCGACCAAGACTGCTACGGCCGGCGTGCCGACAGGCACGACCTGATACCGACCAACCTGAGCATCCGCCCAGTAAGGGGTGGCGGCTAGAGTAACAGCAGCGAGTAGGATTGGAACGATTCTCATCTTCCGCTACCTCCGTGTCCGCTTAACGCAGAGTGTGTAGCTACCGGGCATCAGCCGCGCGCGGCTTCTTACGCGTCGGCTGCACGCCATGATTAGACGCCGAGCCTCACTATGTTGGCTTGAGATCAATCCTGGTCACGCACCGCATCACCAGCCCTTGATAAAAACGAAACCACCAGACCGAGATTTCGGTTTTGTCATCGGACGCAATACCGAATCGAGACCCGAAGACGTCAGGATAAGAGAGCCCTGGTTCCGATAACCGGAAAATCTTCAGTCTCCCACCTTTTAGCGGTTCATTTATCGCCCAGTTAAGCATGGTGTCTGCATGCAGATACCCCCCTGCGTGATACTTATAAAGGCCACGCAGGATCTTTTCAAGTGGCGGATAGAATTGGTCCCTGTCAACTCGGATTCCTGGTGCCGTTCTTAACCAGATACCTCCCGAAGAAATCAGGTTAACTTTCTTCAAAAGAGAGGTATGAAGTGAATCTCGTAGGCGGCGATTGCGTTGAAGCGATCGAGCAACTTTGCCTTCCCACAGTGCGTTGGCCGTACCGCTACTATCAGAACCTAGCAAAGCAGCGATGTTGCGAAAGTATTCTTCGTGTAATTGATTATGGCACCCATGATGAGCGGGTAGAGTAAGAAGATTATTGGGACGAGGTGGCACGAATAGGCACTCAGGGAGCACATGGTCCCGAGTATCGGCCCCAGGCGTACCGCATACGAAACAGATATCACGATCATCAGCAGCCATTTTCAGGCCACCATCTGTTTGTCTGTCTGCTTCACTGCGGCAAGGCGTCTAACGAGGTTGCGGATGGCAGTCCGAAGGTTATGGTACGGCCTCACATAGCAGCGCCTCGGACACCGCTA
Coding sequences:
- a CDS encoding TIGR02391 family protein, which gives rise to MTTAEDLKKYRRGKSRGLLHSSLAQKIWASLLRGDYDTAVLQGFKEVEVRVREAGGFADIDIGVDLMRKAFAPGKGSFFDLGAPKAEQEALAHLFAGAVGSYKKPHSHRSVRIEAEEAVEMIMLASHLLGIVDERAGTRYRAAGAADRPGVRRIPGR